The Microbacterium luteum genome includes a region encoding these proteins:
- a CDS encoding S9 family peptidase, with translation MTSELPYGSWPSPITAEAASAASPRIDGARFVGEDVWWGEPVPAEAGRVAVRHRGDDGDVEDVLPTPWNARSTVHEYGGGAWTADEAGTLFFVEKTDQRVYSVVDGTVRPLTPVAGHARHGGLEWRDGVLLAVREEHDPGLTVPRRAIVRIPVDGSAADDDAAIVVLVRGSDFVAQPALSPDGTHLAWVAWNHPNMPWERAEVRVGRIEDGTVGEWTAPVTGDRSVLQPRWLDEQTLLYLDDASGRWNLMRWRLGDEAPVASFAPADADTGGGLWVLGLSWYTVAGDHVVAVRTDGADHVVAVDPETGATAPLPVPVVSGVVIEDARGTRALVSGAVPGGGTGVWSVDASDGTITAVRESSAPWADEWTPRATAVTVDGPSGPVHAFAYPPTNPDVTAADGERPPYVVFVHGGPTSHVGPVASSRATYLTSRGIGVLDVNYGGSTGYGRAYRERLRGQWGVVDVADVVAAARGLIDGGLADPDRVAIAGGSAGGWTVLGALVAGDVFSAGISRYGVGDARALAEDTHDFEARYLDGLIGPLPEAEQLYIQRSPLTHAERFSAPLLLLQGSEDAVVPPAQSEAIRDALSARGVPHAYVLYEGEGHGFRRAETIVHALESEYAFLGAVFGFDTPGVAPIELQR, from the coding sequence GTGACCTCCGAACTCCCCTACGGCTCCTGGCCCTCTCCCATCACCGCCGAGGCGGCCTCCGCGGCGTCGCCCCGGATCGACGGAGCTCGTTTCGTCGGGGAGGACGTGTGGTGGGGCGAGCCCGTTCCGGCCGAAGCCGGTCGCGTCGCCGTACGCCACCGCGGCGACGACGGCGACGTTGAGGATGTGTTGCCCACCCCCTGGAACGCGCGAAGCACCGTGCACGAGTACGGCGGCGGCGCGTGGACCGCCGACGAAGCCGGAACGCTGTTCTTCGTCGAGAAGACGGATCAGCGCGTGTACTCCGTCGTCGACGGGACCGTGCGTCCTCTCACTCCCGTGGCAGGCCACGCGCGCCACGGCGGCCTGGAGTGGCGCGACGGCGTTCTGCTCGCCGTCCGCGAGGAGCACGATCCCGGGCTGACCGTCCCCCGCCGCGCGATCGTCCGCATTCCGGTGGACGGATCAGCCGCGGACGACGACGCCGCGATCGTCGTGCTGGTGAGAGGGAGCGACTTCGTCGCACAGCCCGCGCTCTCCCCCGACGGAACCCACCTCGCCTGGGTGGCCTGGAACCATCCGAACATGCCCTGGGAACGCGCCGAGGTGCGCGTCGGACGCATCGAGGACGGCACTGTAGGCGAATGGACGGCTCCCGTCACCGGCGACCGCTCCGTCCTTCAGCCGCGCTGGCTGGACGAGCAGACCCTGCTGTACCTCGACGACGCGTCCGGTCGGTGGAATCTCATGCGGTGGCGGCTCGGGGACGAGGCCCCGGTCGCTTCGTTCGCCCCCGCCGACGCCGACACCGGAGGCGGACTGTGGGTGCTCGGCCTGTCCTGGTACACCGTTGCGGGTGATCACGTCGTGGCGGTTCGCACGGACGGCGCAGATCACGTGGTGGCGGTCGATCCCGAGACCGGGGCGACCGCGCCGCTGCCGGTCCCTGTCGTCTCGGGGGTCGTGATCGAGGACGCTCGGGGGACGCGGGCGCTCGTCTCCGGCGCGGTGCCCGGAGGTGGGACAGGCGTCTGGAGCGTCGACGCGTCGGACGGGACGATCACCGCGGTGCGCGAATCATCCGCGCCGTGGGCGGACGAATGGACGCCGCGGGCCACGGCTGTCACGGTGGACGGTCCGTCGGGTCCCGTACACGCGTTCGCGTACCCGCCCACCAACCCGGACGTCACCGCCGCCGACGGTGAACGGCCCCCGTACGTCGTCTTCGTCCACGGTGGCCCCACCTCGCATGTCGGTCCGGTCGCCTCCTCGCGGGCCACTTATCTCACCAGCCGCGGCATCGGCGTCCTGGATGTGAACTACGGCGGATCGACCGGATACGGGCGTGCCTACCGCGAGCGCCTGCGCGGGCAGTGGGGCGTCGTCGACGTGGCCGACGTGGTGGCCGCTGCACGGGGACTCATCGACGGCGGACTCGCGGACCCGGACCGCGTCGCGATAGCCGGCGGTTCGGCCGGCGGGTGGACGGTGCTCGGCGCCCTGGTGGCGGGAGACGTCTTCAGCGCCGGCATCTCCCGCTATGGCGTCGGCGATGCCCGCGCCCTCGCCGAAGACACGCATGACTTCGAAGCCCGCTACCTCGACGGTCTGATCGGACCGCTGCCGGAGGCCGAACAGCTCTACATCCAGCGATCCCCGCTGACCCACGCGGAGCGCTTCTCGGCGCCCCTGCTCCTTCTGCAGGGCAGCGAGGACGCGGTCGTGCCTCCCGCCCAGTCCGAAGCCATTCGCGACGCGCTGTCGGCGCGCGGCGTGCCGCACGCATACGTGCTGTACGAGGGCGAGGGACATGGATTCCGGCGTGCGGAGACCATCGTCCACGCGCTGGAGTCGGAGTACGCCTTCCTCGGCGCCGTCTTCGGGTTCGACACCCCGGGGGTCGCCCCGATCGAACTGCAGCGGTGA
- the hflX gene encoding GTPase HflX yields MTDTTTTHGADDAPLDPVERVLSRANGRSGVTVFSGAQALQDVRTAGRGDDDGDQWDREDRAALRRVPGLSTELEDVTEVEYRQLRLENVVLAGVHPQGEQEDAENSLRELAALAETAGAVVLDGVLQRRPHPDPATYLGRGKAEELRDLVAAVGADTVIADTELAPSQRRALEDVVKVKVIDRTTVILDIFSQHAKSREGKAQVELAQLEYLLPRLRGWGDSMSRQAGGQVGAAGAGMGSRGPGETKIELDRRRIRTRMAQLRRQIASFAPARAAKRAERDRHTVPSVAIAGYTNAGKSSLLNRLTSAGVLVENALFATLDATVRRTQTSDGRIYTFTDTVGFVRNLPHQLVEAFRSTLEEVGEADVVLHVVDGAHPDPAAQLATVRDVIGDVGARELPELVVFNKADLIDDDTRLVLRGLEPDAVFASSRTGEGVDEIRARIERMLPLPPVEVRVLVPYDRGDLVSAVHETGIILTQEHVADGTAIHAHVPAILGARLAPFLTA; encoded by the coding sequence ATGACCGATACCACCACGACGCACGGGGCCGACGACGCACCGCTCGACCCCGTCGAACGCGTGCTGTCGCGGGCGAACGGGCGGTCGGGTGTCACGGTGTTCTCGGGGGCGCAGGCGCTGCAGGATGTGCGCACCGCCGGCCGCGGCGACGACGATGGCGACCAATGGGATCGCGAAGACCGCGCCGCGCTGCGACGCGTCCCGGGGCTGTCGACCGAACTCGAAGACGTCACCGAGGTCGAGTACCGCCAGTTGCGCCTGGAGAACGTCGTCCTCGCCGGGGTGCACCCCCAGGGGGAGCAGGAAGACGCCGAGAACTCGCTGCGCGAGCTGGCGGCGCTCGCCGAGACCGCCGGGGCGGTCGTCCTCGACGGCGTGCTCCAGCGGCGGCCGCATCCCGACCCCGCGACCTACCTGGGTCGAGGCAAGGCCGAGGAGCTCCGCGACCTCGTCGCCGCTGTCGGCGCCGACACGGTGATCGCCGACACGGAGCTGGCCCCCAGCCAGCGGCGCGCGCTCGAAGACGTCGTGAAGGTGAAGGTCATCGACCGCACGACGGTGATCCTCGACATCTTCAGCCAGCACGCCAAGAGCCGCGAGGGAAAGGCGCAGGTCGAGCTCGCGCAGCTCGAATACCTGCTTCCGCGCCTTCGTGGATGGGGTGACTCGATGAGCCGCCAGGCCGGAGGCCAGGTCGGAGCCGCGGGCGCCGGGATGGGCTCCCGCGGACCGGGGGAGACCAAGATCGAGCTCGATCGCCGCCGCATCCGCACCCGCATGGCGCAATTGCGGCGCCAGATCGCCTCGTTCGCGCCCGCCCGGGCCGCCAAGCGCGCCGAGCGCGATCGTCACACCGTGCCGTCGGTGGCGATCGCCGGATACACCAACGCCGGAAAGTCGAGCCTGCTCAACCGCCTGACGAGCGCGGGCGTGCTGGTCGAGAACGCCCTCTTCGCCACCCTCGACGCGACGGTGCGGCGCACCCAGACCTCCGACGGGCGCATCTACACGTTCACCGACACGGTCGGCTTCGTGCGCAATCTGCCGCATCAGCTCGTCGAGGCGTTCCGCTCGACGCTCGAAGAGGTCGGTGAGGCCGACGTCGTGCTGCACGTGGTCGACGGCGCTCATCCGGACCCCGCCGCGCAGCTCGCGACGGTGCGGGATGTGATCGGTGACGTCGGTGCGCGTGAGCTGCCCGAGCTGGTCGTGTTCAACAAGGCCGACCTCATCGATGACGACACGCGGCTGGTGCTGCGCGGACTCGAGCCCGATGCGGTGTTCGCCTCGTCGCGGACCGGCGAGGGCGTGGACGAGATCCGTGCCCGGATCGAGCGGATGCTGCCGCTTCCTCCGGTCGAGGTTCGCGTGCTCGTGCCGTACGACCGCGGCGACCTCGTCTCGGCCGTGCACGAGACGGGCATCATCCTGACGCAGGAGCACGTCGCGGACGGCACCGCCATCCATGCTCATGTGCCGGCGATCCTGGGTGCGCGACTCGCACCGTTCCTCACCGCCTGA